Proteins from one Chroococcidiopsis sp. CCMEE 29 genomic window:
- a CDS encoding SMC family ATPase has protein sequence MIPVQLTLKNFLSYRDATLNFSGLHTACICGSNGAGKSSLLEAITWAIWGQSRAASEDDIIHSGAKEVRVDFTFTSNQHNYRVIRTRHRGQSSFLEFQVSTPTGFRSLTERGVRATQQLILEHLKLDYDTFINSAYLRQGRADEFMLKRPTERKEILAELLKLNQYDDLEERAKDVSRQFKGQAEQLERNLQSMEIQLQQRQAIAQQLAELETQVNQLQQEQAFDNVNLQSLQVIQHQQQTWEQQLGFLRQQQQNLTQDSDRLQQELTATQQQQQELEALLQQEPEITAGYAQLQKLQSLEETFSHKFQQHSSATMQRQHLQQQLAQQINEIQRQLQHAQGQLEALQQQEQEIQQTLNKSAEVEAGLAQLAAARTHLAHLDELQLQVSPMLQQRAALQTQIDRVQARLTARLEELETQHSALSTQHLAQPQLQQAVMDVAVQIEQLEKKRVYLQRVQEKGQERRHFMERLQAHQRDYETQLGELEQKIQMLQNPNAICPLCDRPLDEHHWNRVIQKTQAEQQDIQEQFWVVREQMAVSEREIQVLRQEYRELSQELAVYDALREQRGQLAAQLSATGDVQERLEQIAAEKQQLERSLQLSEYAFDKQEELRQLDWQLQQLNYNEQDHALARSEVERWRWAEIRQGQIKDAQKRQAQIAARQPEIRAKINSLHTQIEQQQIDSDCAKEIAAIDRYIAEIDYDTEQHNALRSALRQAQSWQLRYQQLISAQQQFPQLRQRSQDLTQALQARAAERQVIAAQIETLTQKLEQTPDTKAQIQALEQQLQQRRRQLDDQLGQLGRLQQQFNQLEALQIQYAQQQQQMQEARRHHRVYQELAQAFGKNGIQALMIENVLPQLEAETNQLLARLSANQLHVQFITQKAGRSGRATKKATKMIDTLDILIADARGTRPYETYSGGEAFRINFAIRLALARLLAQRAGAALQLLIVDEGFGTQDQEGCDRLIAAINAIASDFACILTVTHMPYFKEAFQARIEVSKTQNGSHLSLSI, from the coding sequence ATGATTCCAGTACAACTGACTCTCAAAAACTTCCTCAGCTACCGTGATGCAACCCTGAATTTTAGTGGGCTGCATACTGCCTGTATTTGTGGTTCCAATGGAGCTGGTAAATCTTCCCTACTAGAAGCGATCACTTGGGCAATTTGGGGTCAAAGCCGCGCTGCCTCCGAAGATGATATTATCCACTCCGGAGCTAAAGAAGTTAGGGTTGATTTTACCTTTACTAGTAATCAGCATAACTACCGAGTCATTCGTACCCGCCACCGGGGACAGAGCAGTTTTTTAGAATTTCAAGTTTCCACACCTACTGGCTTTCGGTCTTTGACAGAGCGTGGGGTGCGGGCAACGCAGCAGTTGATTTTGGAACACCTGAAGTTGGATTACGATACGTTCATTAATTCTGCGTACCTGCGCCAAGGTCGGGCGGATGAGTTCATGCTGAAGCGCCCAACTGAGCGTAAAGAAATTCTAGCGGAGTTGTTAAAACTGAATCAGTACGATGACTTGGAAGAGCGGGCAAAGGATGTTTCACGCCAGTTCAAAGGTCAAGCGGAGCAATTGGAGCGGAATTTGCAGTCGATGGAAATCCAGCTGCAACAACGTCAGGCGATCGCCCAACAACTAGCTGAGCTAGAAACTCAGGTCAACCAATTACAACAAGAGCAGGCATTTGACAATGTAAACCTCCAAAGTTTGCAAGTTATTCAGCATCAGCAGCAGACTTGGGAGCAACAGCTAGGCTTTCTCAGGCAGCAACAGCAAAATCTCACTCAAGATAGCGATCGCCTACAACAAGAATTAACCGCTACCCAACAACAACAGCAGGAACTAGAAGCTCTACTGCAACAAGAACCAGAAATTACCGCTGGGTATGCTCAGTTGCAAAAGCTGCAAAGCCTGGAGGAAACTTTTAGTCATAAATTTCAGCAACACTCCTCTGCTACTATGCAGCGGCAGCACTTACAACAACAGCTGGCGCAGCAAATCAATGAAATTCAACGCCAACTGCAACACGCTCAAGGGCAATTAGAAGCCTTGCAGCAGCAGGAACAGGAAATTCAGCAAACTCTGAATAAATCAGCTGAAGTAGAAGCAGGATTGGCACAACTCGCCGCAGCTCGTACCCATCTAGCTCATTTAGATGAGTTGCAACTTCAGGTATCACCCATGCTGCAACAGCGTGCGGCGCTACAAACTCAGATCGATCGCGTCCAAGCACGATTGACTGCCAGACTAGAAGAACTTGAAACTCAGCACTCAGCACTCAGCACTCAGCACTTAGCTCAACCCCAGCTACAACAGGCGGTAATGGATGTAGCAGTGCAAATTGAGCAACTTGAGAAAAAGCGGGTCTACCTCCAACGAGTGCAAGAAAAAGGGCAGGAACGGCGGCACTTTATGGAACGCCTGCAAGCTCATCAGCGCGATTATGAGACACAACTGGGAGAACTAGAGCAAAAAATTCAGATGCTCCAGAACCCCAATGCCATCTGTCCGCTGTGCGATCGCCCCCTAGATGAACATCACTGGAATCGGGTCATTCAAAAAACCCAAGCTGAGCAACAGGACATTCAGGAACAATTCTGGGTAGTGCGCGAGCAGATGGCAGTGTCTGAGCGTGAAATTCAGGTACTAAGACAGGAATATCGGGAGCTATCTCAGGAATTAGCTGTATATGATGCTTTAAGGGAACAGCGGGGACAATTAGCAGCTCAACTATCAGCGACGGGTGACGTGCAAGAGCGACTGGAGCAAATTGCTGCTGAAAAGCAGCAGCTAGAGCGATCGCTCCAACTGAGTGAGTATGCCTTTGACAAGCAAGAAGAACTGCGGCAACTGGACTGGCAACTGCAACAACTCAACTACAATGAGCAAGACCATGCTTTAGCCCGGAGCGAAGTCGAACGGTGGCGTTGGGCAGAGATTCGGCAGGGACAAATTAAAGATGCTCAGAAGCGCCAAGCGCAAATTGCAGCGCGCCAACCAGAAATCAGAGCGAAAATTAACAGTTTGCACACCCAAATTGAGCAGCAACAGATTGATTCTGACTGTGCTAAAGAAATTGCAGCGATCGATCGCTATATTGCCGAAATTGACTATGACACAGAACAGCACAATGCTCTACGCTCTGCTTTGCGTCAAGCTCAGTCGTGGCAGTTGCGCTATCAACAGCTGATTTCAGCCCAACAGCAATTTCCCCAACTAAGGCAGCGATCGCAAGATTTAACCCAAGCTCTACAAGCGAGAGCAGCTGAACGGCAAGTCATTGCGGCTCAAATAGAAACTCTGACGCAAAAACTGGAACAAACTCCAGACACAAAGGCACAAATTCAAGCTTTGGAGCAACAGTTACAGCAGCGACGACGGCAACTCGACGATCAGCTAGGGCAACTAGGACGTTTACAGCAGCAGTTTAACCAGCTAGAGGCACTGCAGATTCAGTATGCCCAGCAGCAGCAACAAATGCAAGAGGCACGGCGGCACCATCGTGTGTATCAGGAATTGGCACAAGCCTTCGGTAAAAATGGCATCCAAGCGCTGATGATTGAGAATGTGTTGCCTCAGCTGGAGGCAGAAACAAATCAGTTGTTGGCAAGGCTGAGCGCTAACCAGTTGCACGTACAATTCATTACCCAAAAAGCTGGACGTAGTGGTCGGGCAACGAAGAAAGCGACGAAAATGATTGATACGCTGGATATTTTAATTGCTGATGCGCGTGGTACCAGACCTTATGAAACTTACTCCGGTGGAGAGGCGTTTCGGATTAACTTTGCGATTAGGTTGGCATTGGCAAGACTATTAGCTCAACGAGCTGGAGCGGCGCTGCAATTGCTAATTGTAGATGAAGGATTTGGCACACAAGATCAGGAAGGTTGCGATCGCTTGATTGCGGCAATTAATGCGATTGCCTCCGATTTTGCTTGTATCCTGACTGTGACTCATATGCCCTATTTCAAAGAAGCCTTTCAAGCCCGAATTGAAGTCTCCAAAACACAGAATGGCTCCCACTTAAGCTTATCAATTTAG
- a CDS encoding response regulator, whose product MNAGTAQSKILIVDDIPANLGILFDFLTDSGFKVLVAQDGESATQKAEYASPDLILLDVLMLGIDGFETCRRLKINEATKDIPVIFMTALTETVDKVKGLNLGAVDYITKPLQHEEVLARIKTHLSLRNLTKTLQEQNVRLEQEIQQRQRSEQKIREQAALLDIATDAILVRDLDNQILFWNKGAERLYGWKAEEAIGKNAEELLNQASEQERRGNAENYHLPHPSVTGSPGQSLHACGSWQGELHQVTKQGKDITIASRWTLVRDEDGKPKSILTVNTDITEKKQLEAQFLRFQRMESIGTLASGIAHDLNNALAPIMMSVQLLKQKLQDRQSQQILTTLENNTKRSADLVKQVLSFARGIEGKHTTLQVERLIWEIEQIAKQTFFRTIEIRTNIPKQDLWTICGDATQLHQVLINLCVNARDAMPEGGILEISVSNEWIDRNYARMNMDAKVGPYVVITVSDTGTGIPNEIIDRIFEPFFTTKELGKGTGLGLSTVMAIIKSHGGFVNVDSEVGRTQFKVYLPTAQKIIKDSIPVDRHELLTGHGELILVVDDEESIRQMTKTSLETYGYNVLTAPDGIEAVAIYAQHKSKISLVLVDMMMPIMDGVTTIRTLQKMNPQVKVIAISGFASNFQMADMNTSVKNFLPKPYTSDELLKNLQAVLSSK is encoded by the coding sequence ATGAATGCTGGAACTGCCCAGAGTAAAATATTAATAGTAGATGACATTCCTGCCAATTTAGGGATACTATTTGACTTTTTAACCGATTCTGGCTTTAAAGTCTTGGTTGCTCAGGATGGTGAAAGTGCTACTCAGAAAGCAGAATATGCCTCACCCGATCTGATTCTGTTGGATGTGCTGATGCTGGGAATAGACGGTTTTGAAACTTGCCGTCGCCTGAAAATCAATGAAGCAACGAAAGATATCCCAGTAATTTTCATGACTGCACTAACCGAGACAGTGGATAAGGTCAAAGGATTAAACCTTGGTGCAGTGGATTACATTACCAAGCCGCTTCAACATGAAGAGGTTTTAGCCCGGATCAAAACCCATTTAAGCCTCCGCAATCTGACCAAGACACTCCAGGAGCAAAATGTGCGTTTGGAACAGGAGATCCAACAACGCCAGCGCTCCGAACAGAAAATCCGTGAACAAGCTGCACTACTCGATATCGCCACGGATGCTATTCTCGTTCGAGACTTGGATAATCAAATTCTATTTTGGAATAAAGGGGCTGAACGCCTTTACGGATGGAAAGCAGAAGAAGCGATCGGCAAGAATGCTGAGGAGCTTTTGAATCAGGCATCGGAGCAGGAAAGAAGGGGCAACGCGGAGAATTATCATTTACCGCATCCCTCCGTCACTGGCTCCCCGGGTCAGTCTTTACACGCATGTGGCTCGTGGCAGGGTGAGTTGCATCAAGTGACGAAACAGGGCAAGGATATCACCATTGCCAGCCGCTGGACTCTGGTACGCGATGAAGATGGGAAGCCTAAATCTATCCTTACTGTCAACACCGACATTACAGAAAAAAAACAACTCGAAGCCCAGTTTCTCCGGTTTCAGCGCATGGAGAGTATTGGCACCCTGGCAAGCGGCATTGCCCACGATCTCAACAATGCACTAGCGCCGATTATGATGTCTGTTCAACTCCTAAAACAAAAACTCCAGGATCGGCAGAGTCAGCAGATACTAACAACCTTAGAAAACAATACTAAACGGAGCGCTGACCTAGTTAAACAAGTGCTGTCATTTGCACGGGGCATCGAAGGCAAGCACACAACTTTGCAGGTGGAACGATTAATCTGGGAAATTGAGCAAATTGCTAAACAGACATTTTTTAGAACCATTGAGATCCGCACTAATATACCTAAGCAAGACCTTTGGACGATCTGCGGCGATGCTACCCAACTGCATCAGGTGTTGATAAACCTTTGCGTTAATGCTCGTGATGCCATGCCAGAAGGCGGTATTCTGGAAATTTCTGTCAGCAATGAGTGGATTGATCGCAACTATGCTCGCATGAATATGGACGCTAAAGTTGGTCCCTACGTTGTCATTACTGTATCCGATACGGGAACAGGAATTCCTAATGAAATAATAGATAGAATTTTTGAGCCGTTTTTTACTACAAAAGAGTTAGGCAAAGGCACCGGGCTTGGTCTTTCCACAGTGATGGCTATCATTAAAAGCCATGGCGGCTTTGTGAACGTAGATAGCGAAGTGGGAAGAACACAGTTTAAGGTGTACTTACCGACAGCGCAGAAAATAATAAAAGATTCTATACCAGTAGATCGCCACGAATTACTGACAGGGCATGGAGAATTGATTCTCGTGGTTGATGACGAAGAATCAATTCGTCAAATGACCAAAACTTCACTTGAGACTTATGGTTACAATGTGCTCACTGCCCCTGATGGAATTGAGGCAGTCGCAATCTACGCGCAGCATAAGTCAAAAATTAGTCTGGTGTTGGTCGATATGATGATGCCAATCATGGATGGTGTCACCACAATCCGCACTTTGCAAAAGATGAATCCGCAGGTCAAGGTTATTGCTATCAGTGGGTTTGCCTCAAATTTTCAGATGGCTGATATGAATACTAGTGTTAAAAACTTTTTGCCCAAGCCCTACACATCAGATGAATTGTTGAAAAACTTACAGGCTGTTCTCAGCTCAAAATAG
- a CDS encoding hybrid sensor histidine kinase/response regulator, with product MNSPIDGYNPIKTIYEGTNTLIYRALRKSDRTSALFKIIKSEYPTLQELTRLRHEHHILQTLEIEGIIKPLALESHQNGLAMVLSDFSGESLKKLIATQPLNVSKFLQVAVQLASTIAALHQNNIVHKDLKPDNILVDLKTGQVKIIDFSISSRLSREEQIISHPTQLEGSIAYMSPEQTGRMNRSIDYRTDFYSLGVTFYEMLTGHLPFQAIDPLELVHCHIAKTPVPPRDINPEIPQAVSDIVMKLLVKTAEERYQSGLGLKADLEALLSMLQARSDSHFIVGQMDLSSQFVIPQKLYGREQEVATLMDAFEQVSLGATKLVVVSGYSGIGKTSLVNEVHKPIVRQRGYFISGKFEQLKRNIPYASLIQAFQELMRQLLTESDDKIAAWRAKLLAALGVNGQLVIDVIPEVEPIIGSQPAVPQLGPAESQNRFSRVFQQFIHVFTNKEHPLVLFLDDLQWADLASLKLIQRLACDPDRQYLLLIGAYRDNEVSATHPLMLTLEEMQQTGAIVNNIVLQPLRMTHVNQLVSDTLHSAPLKTKPLAELLFNKTQGNPFFLTQLLKSFYQENLLSFNFSQSCWQWDINRLQGIDITDNVVELMVSQIQKLSSKTQNVLKFAACVGNKFTLDVLAIVNEKSLAETAGDLWEVLKSGLILPLSEAYKIPLVLDAEASLVQAEPITVGYKFLHDRVQQAAYSLIPDSQKKETHLKIGYLLLQNTPLEERKENIFALVNQLNYGSDLLTLEAEKYELAELNLIAGQKAKAATAYESAIRFLKVGLSLLTASSWHQQYQLTLAIHQEAAEAAFLSGDFEQMEHLAEVVLQQAKTQLDKVKVYELRIKTCEVQRKLLEAVKLGLQALEILGVKLTESPTSLDIQQAIEETTANLAGKQIEDLISLPAMTDPNKLAALRLIASLVPATYQSTPALFILMACQQVNLSIHHGNTPLSASGFADYGVVFSGLLQDIDAAYKFGKLALNLLDSLDNGEVRSQTLFKVATFILHWKHHIRETLPLLEDAYSSGLEYGDLIHTGYSASNKCQYSYWSGVELKSLEQEMAGYSKVIAQVNQETALKLHQVFHQSVLNLRGLTENTSRLVGEAYNEEQFLPLHIQLNERTVTHYVFLNKLILCYLFGEFPQAVENATKAEQYLDGVAGWLPVPFFHFYDSLAHLAIYPSVPHSQQEHLLSRVMNNQEKMQKWADYAPMNFQHKYELVEAEKAQVLGQYWQAMEYYDRAIAGAKEHGYIQEEALANELAARFYFLQGRERIAQVYLVESYYNYLRWGAIAKVKDLEARYPQALSQILKREASSGEGAQTSSSIGSSRTLDLATVIKASQALSSEIVLGNLLRKLMQIVLENAGADKGFLLLDKAGELFIAASGGMDADEIAVQQSIPLGPGVGDRLPLCIINYVARSQEPVVLNDATTEEIFAIDPYIIARKPKSVLCTAILHQGKLTGILYLENTLTTGAFTPERLEVLQLLSAQAAISIENARLYTELENYNRTLEAKVAERTLELQAKNLHLQQEIRDRQRAEAAASAASRAKSEFLANMSHELRTPLNGILGYAQILKKVKTLTDQQKDGLGIIHQCGEHLLNLIDDILDLSKIEARKMELYLSDFNFPEFLKSIVGICQIRAEQKGIELIYEALTPIPKAIRADEKRLRQVLINLLGNAVKFTEKGTITFKVGHHENKLRFQVEDTGIGIAAEQLEAIFLPFQQVDEQSRKTEGTGLGLAISRQLVQMMGGEIKVKSTLGKGSVFWLDLDLSEVSQAADIPNVGDRNIVGFNGAKRKVLLVDDKSTNRSVLVNLLQPLRFEVVEATDGRDGLNKALEFKPDCILMDLVMPKMDGFEATRQIKMSPELEGVVVIAISASVFDFEQQTSREAGCDDFIPKPIREEELLEKLRTHLGLEWVYEASDQIFNSSTQNSKLKTQNSFVAPPAEEIAALFDLAMMGDLSGIVERSMRLEQLDQKWIPFATHLRQLAKNFEEQQILEFVKQYRRQ from the coding sequence ATGAATAGCCCTATTGATGGTTACAACCCGATTAAAACCATTTATGAAGGTACAAATACTCTAATTTATCGTGCTTTAAGAAAGTCAGATCGAACTTCAGCTTTATTTAAAATCATCAAATCTGAGTATCCTACGCTACAAGAACTCACCCGCTTAAGACACGAACATCATATCCTGCAAACTTTAGAGATCGAAGGAATTATTAAACCCTTAGCCTTGGAAAGCCATCAAAATGGTCTGGCAATGGTATTGTCAGATTTTAGTGGAGAATCACTGAAAAAATTGATTGCCACTCAACCGTTAAACGTAAGCAAGTTTTTGCAAGTTGCTGTTCAGCTCGCTTCAACTATCGCAGCTCTGCATCAAAACAATATTGTTCATAAAGATCTTAAACCTGACAATATCCTAGTTGATCTAAAAACCGGTCAAGTCAAAATTATCGATTTTAGCATTTCGTCGCGGTTGTCGAGGGAAGAGCAAATCATTAGCCATCCAACCCAGCTCGAAGGCAGCATTGCCTATATGTCACCCGAACAAACCGGCAGGATGAACCGCTCAATTGACTACCGTACTGACTTTTATTCCTTAGGCGTTACCTTCTATGAGATGCTGACGGGACACTTGCCATTCCAAGCTATTGACCCGCTGGAATTAGTTCACTGCCATATTGCTAAAACACCAGTGCCGCCTAGAGATATAAATCCAGAGATTCCCCAGGCAGTGTCTGACATCGTGATGAAATTATTAGTCAAGACTGCTGAGGAGAGATACCAGAGTGGCTTGGGACTAAAAGCTGACCTAGAAGCTCTGTTGAGCATGCTACAGGCAAGAAGCGATTCTCACTTCATTGTCGGTCAGATGGATTTATCCAGCCAATTTGTCATTCCGCAAAAACTTTATGGACGCGAACAAGAAGTCGCCACTTTAATGGATGCGTTTGAGCAAGTTAGCCTCGGAGCAACGAAGCTCGTAGTAGTCAGCGGTTACTCAGGGATTGGCAAAACCTCTTTAGTGAATGAAGTTCATAAACCTATTGTGCGTCAGCGAGGTTATTTCATCTCCGGTAAGTTTGAGCAATTGAAGCGGAATATTCCTTATGCTTCCTTGATTCAAGCTTTTCAAGAATTGATGCGGCAGCTACTAACGGAAAGTGATGACAAGATAGCAGCTTGGAGAGCAAAACTTTTAGCAGCTCTCGGTGTCAATGGTCAGCTCGTAATTGATGTTATTCCCGAAGTAGAACCGATTATTGGTTCTCAGCCAGCTGTTCCTCAACTGGGACCGGCTGAATCTCAAAATCGCTTTAGTCGAGTGTTTCAACAATTTATTCATGTGTTTACAAACAAAGAACACCCACTGGTTCTCTTCCTAGATGACTTGCAATGGGCAGATTTAGCTTCTCTCAAATTAATCCAGCGGCTTGCCTGTGACCCGGATAGACAATATCTGTTGCTAATTGGAGCTTATCGCGATAACGAAGTTAGTGCCACTCATCCTCTAATGTTAACTTTGGAGGAGATGCAGCAGACTGGCGCGATAGTAAACAACATTGTCCTCCAGCCTTTACGGATGACACATGTCAACCAATTAGTCAGCGATACCCTCCACAGTGCTCCCTTAAAGACAAAGCCGCTGGCTGAGTTACTGTTTAACAAAACTCAGGGGAATCCCTTTTTCTTAACTCAGCTGCTCAAATCCTTCTACCAGGAAAACCTATTGTCCTTTAATTTCAGTCAAAGTTGCTGGCAGTGGGATATTAACCGTCTTCAAGGTATTGATATCACCGATAATGTTGTCGAATTGATGGTCAGCCAAATTCAAAAGCTGTCCTCCAAGACGCAGAATGTCCTAAAGTTTGCTGCCTGCGTTGGGAACAAATTTACTTTAGACGTTTTAGCCATTGTTAATGAAAAATCTCTAGCAGAAACGGCAGGAGATTTGTGGGAAGTACTAAAATCAGGTTTGATTCTGCCTCTTTCTGAAGCTTATAAAATTCCGTTGGTACTTGACGCAGAAGCATCACTTGTGCAAGCAGAGCCGATAACGGTTGGCTACAAGTTTTTGCATGACCGCGTGCAACAAGCAGCTTATTCTCTTATTCCAGATTCACAGAAGAAAGAAACTCACCTAAAAATCGGTTACTTACTGCTACAAAACACTCCGCTTGAAGAACGGAAAGAAAATATCTTTGCTTTAGTTAACCAACTGAATTACGGCAGTGACTTACTCACTTTAGAGGCAGAGAAATACGAGCTGGCTGAACTCAATCTCATAGCAGGTCAGAAAGCAAAAGCAGCGACGGCGTATGAGTCTGCTATCCGCTTTTTAAAGGTAGGGTTGAGCCTATTGACGGCTTCTAGCTGGCATCAGCAATATCAACTGACATTAGCTATCCATCAGGAAGCAGCGGAAGCAGCATTTCTTAGCGGTGACTTTGAACAAATGGAGCATCTGGCTGAGGTAGTGCTGCAACAAGCCAAAACGCAGTTGGACAAAGTAAAAGTTTATGAGTTGCGAATTAAAACTTGTGAAGTGCAAAGAAAACTGCTCGAAGCGGTGAAGCTTGGTTTGCAAGCTCTGGAAATACTGGGAGTGAAACTGACTGAATCACCAACCTCATTAGATATTCAGCAAGCTATCGAGGAAACCACAGCAAATTTAGCAGGGAAACAAATAGAAGATTTAATTAGTTTGCCAGCAATGACAGATCCAAATAAGTTGGCAGCCTTGCGGCTCATAGCTAGTTTAGTTCCTGCTACTTATCAATCTACGCCTGCACTATTTATTTTGATGGCTTGCCAACAAGTAAATTTATCTATTCACCATGGAAATACTCCTTTGTCAGCTAGTGGTTTTGCTGATTATGGAGTAGTTTTCAGTGGTTTATTACAAGATATTGATGCTGCTTATAAATTTGGAAAGTTGGCTTTAAATTTATTAGATAGTTTAGATAATGGCGAGGTTAGAAGTCAAACCTTATTTAAGGTTGCAACATTTATACTACATTGGAAACATCATATTAGAGAGACTTTACCACTTTTAGAAGATGCTTACTCTAGTGGACTCGAATATGGAGATTTAATCCATACTGGATATTCAGCAAGTAATAAGTGTCAATATTCATATTGGAGCGGGGTAGAGTTAAAAAGTCTAGAACAGGAAATGGCTGGTTATAGTAAGGTAATTGCTCAAGTCAATCAAGAAACTGCCCTAAAGTTACATCAAGTATTTCATCAATCAGTTTTAAACTTAAGAGGATTGACTGAAAATACTTCTCGTTTAGTTGGTGAAGCTTACAATGAGGAGCAATTTCTGCCACTTCATATTCAATTAAATGAGCGAACAGTAACTCACTATGTATTTCTCAATAAATTAATCTTGTGCTACCTATTTGGTGAGTTTCCTCAAGCTGTGGAAAATGCAACCAAAGCTGAACAATATTTAGACGGTGTAGCAGGGTGGTTACCTGTGCCGTTTTTCCATTTCTATGATTCTTTAGCACACCTAGCGATATATCCATCAGTACCCCATTCCCAGCAAGAACATCTCTTGAGTCGAGTGATGAATAACCAGGAAAAGATGCAAAAATGGGCAGACTATGCGCCGATGAATTTTCAGCACAAGTATGAGCTGGTGGAGGCAGAGAAAGCGCAGGTATTGGGTCAATACTGGCAAGCAATGGAGTATTATGACCGTGCGATCGCCGGAGCAAAAGAGCATGGCTATATCCAAGAAGAAGCCTTAGCCAATGAACTAGCAGCAAGATTTTATTTTTTACAGGGTAGAGAAAGGATTGCTCAAGTTTATTTAGTCGAGTCTTACTACAACTACCTGCGTTGGGGAGCGATCGCAAAAGTCAAAGATTTGGAAGCCAGATATCCTCAAGCTCTTTCCCAAATTTTAAAGCGAGAAGCCAGCAGTGGAGAAGGTGCTCAAACCTCTTCATCTATAGGAAGTTCGCGAACCCTGGACTTGGCAACTGTGATCAAAGCCTCTCAAGCGCTTTCAAGTGAGATTGTTTTGGGCAACTTGCTGAGGAAGCTGATGCAAATTGTGCTTGAGAACGCGGGTGCAGACAAGGGTTTTTTGCTCTTAGACAAAGCAGGGGAACTGTTCATTGCAGCATCCGGAGGAATGGATGCAGATGAAATCGCAGTGCAGCAATCAATCCCTCTAGGGCCGGGAGTAGGCGATCGCCTCCCCCTCTGCATCATCAACTACGTGGCGAGAAGCCAAGAACCTGTCGTTCTGAATGACGCGACTACTGAGGAAATCTTTGCCATCGATCCTTACATTATTGCTCGCAAACCAAAATCGGTTTTATGCACAGCAATTCTGCACCAGGGTAAGTTGACAGGTATTCTTTACTTAGAAAACACCCTGACGACTGGAGCCTTTACACCCGAGCGTCTGGAAGTCTTACAACTCCTATCTGCTCAAGCGGCAATCTCGATTGAGAATGCCCGTCTCTATACTGAATTGGAGAATTACAACCGGACGCTGGAAGCAAAAGTAGCAGAGCGAACGCTGGAGTTACAAGCAAAAAATTTGCATCTGCAACAGGAAATCCGCGATCGCCAACGAGCAGAAGCAGCAGCCTCGGCTGCTAGCCGCGCCAAGAGTGAATTCTTGGCTAACATGAGCCACGAACTTCGCACTCCACTTAACGGTATTTTGGGCTACGCTCAAATTCTGAAAAAAGTTAAAACTTTAACTGACCAGCAAAAGGATGGTTTGGGTATCATTCATCAGTGCGGCGAACACCTGCTCAACTTGATCGATGATATTTTAGACCTCTCCAAAATCGAAGCCCGGAAAATGGAACTCTACCTAAGCGATTTTAATTTTCCGGAATTTCTGAAGAGCATTGTTGGCATTTGCCAGATCCGCGCTGAACAAAAGGGGATCGAGTTAATTTATGAAGCGCTGACTCCAATCCCAAAAGCCATTCGAGCGGATGAAAAACGCTTGCGACAAGTTTTAATTAATTTACTGGGTAATGCGGTCAAGTTTACTGAAAAAGGGACTATAACTTTCAAGGTAGGTCACCACGAGAACAAATTGCGGTTTCAGGTGGAAGATACAGGCATTGGCATTGCAGCAGAGCAATTAGAAGCAATATTTTTGCCCTTTCAGCAGGTAGACGAGCAGAGTCGTAAGACTGAAGGAACGGGATTGGGACTAGCAATTAGCCGTCAATTAGTCCAGATGATGGGCGGCGAAATAAAGGTTAAGAGTACCTTGGGTAAAGGGAGCGTTTTCTGGTTAGACTTGGATTTGTCTGAGGTTTCCCAAGCAGCTGATATCCCCAACGTAGGCGATCGCAATATTGTTGGTTTTAACGGCGCTAAGCGGAAAGTTCTATTGGTAGATGACAAGTCAACAAATCGCTCTGTCCTAGTCAATCTGCTGCAGCCTTTGAGGTTTGAAGTTGTGGAAGCAACGGACGGTCGCGACGGTCTAAACAAAGCGCTTGAGTTTAAGCCAGATTGTATCTTAATGGATCTCGTGATGCCAAAAATGGATGGCTTTGAGGCCACCCGTCAGATTAAAATGTCTCCAGAGCTAGAGGGAGTAGTCGTGATCGCTATCTCGGCTAGCGTTTTTGATTTTGAGCAGCAGACGAGTAGAGAGGCAGGTTGCGACGATTTTATTCCCAAGCCAATCCGAGAAGAGGAGCTTTTAGAAAAGTTACGTACTCACTTGGGACTGGAATGGGTTTACGAGGCAAGCGATCAAATCTTTAACTCTTCAACTCAGAACTCAAAACTCAAAACTCAAAACTCCTTTGTGGCTCCACCTGCAGAGGAAATTGCCGCCCTATTCGATCTAGCTATGATGGGCGACCTCAGCGGCATTGTGGAGCGCAGCATGCGGCTGGAACAGTTAGATCAGAAATGGATTCCCTTTGCCACCCATTTGCGTCAATTAGCCAAAAATTTTGAGGAACAACAAATTCTTGAGTTTGTCAAACAATATAGGAGGCAGTAA